A genome region from Natranaeroarchaeum sulfidigenes includes the following:
- a CDS encoding secondary thiamine-phosphate synthase enzyme YjbQ encodes MTTSQQFTVSTDARLDIVDLTDRIERAIPDDVEQGHCTIFVQHTTAAVVINEAEPRLLDDIEGFLADLVPDEGHRHDELDGNADSHLRTTLLGPSETIPIRDGDLDTGTWQSVLLVECDGPRSRDVSVTVIGE; translated from the coding sequence ATGACGACCAGTCAGCAGTTCACCGTCTCGACCGACGCCCGACTCGATATCGTAGACCTGACCGACCGGATCGAACGCGCGATTCCGGACGATGTCGAGCAGGGACACTGTACGATCTTCGTTCAGCACACGACCGCTGCGGTCGTGATCAACGAGGCCGAACCACGGTTGCTCGACGATATCGAAGGGTTCCTCGCCGACCTCGTCCCCGACGAGGGACATCGCCACGACGAACTCGACGGGAACGCCGACTCGCATCTCCGGACCACGCTGCTGGGGCCGAGCGAAACGATCCCGATTCGGGACGGCGATCTCGACACCGGCACCTGGCAGTCCGTCCTGCTGGTCGAGTGTGACGGCCCGCGGAGCAGAGACGTGTCGGTGACAGTGATTGGAGAGTAG
- a CDS encoding MBL fold metallo-hydrolase produces the protein MAASLTAEEFRDLQDRGESYALVDTRPAESFESWHIEGAINYTYKPHHEFDVEDFRAETGLEPADRILTICAKGKSSFDIVDELAAAGYDDVTVIEDGMRAWSRVYDVTTVPTESDGIELLQVQRRAKGCLGYVVCGTETRRAAVIDATRHVDEFVDAAESAGYEIAAVFDTHVHADHISGGRMLADQLNVPYYLGEDATDRGVAHEYTPMARNEVVTVGEVDVKALATPGHTSEMVSYLLDGEAVATGDTLFVDSVGRTELQFGDAEAAEGADQLYDSLHGTLLALPEDVTVLPGHFAVSDAGETGELTRGEPIVGSVGTIRTTVDLLGRPRDAFVEHVTERRPEKPPNYERIIGLNTGREDVEDETEAIELELGPNRCAAE, from the coding sequence ATGGCTGCATCACTCACCGCGGAGGAATTTCGCGATCTACAGGACCGGGGAGAGTCGTACGCGCTCGTCGATACCCGTCCAGCAGAGAGCTTCGAGTCGTGGCATATCGAGGGGGCGATCAACTACACGTACAAGCCCCACCACGAGTTCGACGTCGAGGACTTTCGGGCGGAGACGGGACTGGAACCGGCCGATCGAATCCTCACGATCTGTGCGAAAGGCAAATCATCGTTCGACATCGTTGACGAACTGGCCGCGGCGGGCTACGACGACGTCACGGTGATCGAGGACGGCATGCGTGCCTGGAGCCGGGTGTACGACGTGACGACTGTCCCAACCGAGAGCGACGGAATCGAACTCCTGCAGGTCCAGCGCCGCGCGAAGGGCTGTCTCGGCTACGTCGTCTGCGGTACCGAGACGCGACGGGCAGCCGTGATCGACGCGACCCGACACGTCGATGAGTTCGTCGACGCCGCCGAGTCGGCGGGCTACGAGATCGCCGCCGTCTTCGACACGCACGTTCACGCCGATCACATCTCCGGCGGTAGGATGCTTGCGGACCAGCTCAACGTTCCCTACTATCTCGGCGAGGACGCCACCGACCGCGGGGTCGCACACGAGTACACGCCCATGGCACGAAACGAGGTCGTCACCGTCGGCGAGGTCGACGTCAAGGCGCTCGCCACGCCCGGCCACACCTCCGAGATGGTCAGCTACCTGCTCGACGGCGAGGCGGTCGCAACCGGTGACACACTCTTTGTCGACTCGGTGGGACGCACCGAACTCCAGTTCGGCGACGCGGAGGCCGCGGAGGGTGCCGACCAGCTCTACGACTCCCTGCACGGGACGCTGCTTGCGTTGCCCGAGGACGTAACCGTTCTGCCGGGACATTTCGCCGTCAGCGATGCGGGCGAGACCGGCGAGCTGACGCGTGGTGAGCCGATCGTCGGCTCGGTCGGGACGATTCGGACGACTGTCGATCTGCTCGGCCGCCCGCGGGACGCCTTTGTTGAGCACGTCACCGAGCGCCGCCCCGAGAAGCCGCCGAACTACGAGCGGATCATCGGCCTGAACACGGGTCGCGAGGACGTCGAGGACGAGACCGAGGCGATCGAGCTCGAACTCGGACCGAACCGCTGTGCAGCGGAGTGA
- a CDS encoding FAD/NAD(P)-binding protein, producing MQGSNRSDVRSSPRVTIIGGGVHGVHLAIRLLDANVVEHEDLRIVEPDGLLGGFRRKCRQCGVETLRSPFVHHVARDPFSLRDFARGRGRDDELHPSRVGGDRPTTDLFFDHAAWVVDRYDLDSSIVEGRATGIREQRTGVAVETTTGRIESDWCLLATGYGGATSLPEWAGTLPEDAPVTHVWDPSFDREVIGETEHVGIVGGGITAAQLAVTIARPSRTVTLFARSPFRVESLEAGTEWMHFSSVVEELHDLPPASQERQQRVEQARNDGAIPPYAFDRLRETLQGDGISLERSEITVANEAGGTVVVTCEDGTAVCLDRMICSTGFGNPYSASLFRSFRETSLASGYRGAPVLDDETLCWRCEDGSPSRVLVSGAATEQVLGPFARNVIGARRAGDLIVDHLTAQKEAMVPA from the coding sequence ATGCAAGGGAGCAATCGATCGGACGTACGGAGCAGTCCACGCGTGACGATCATCGGCGGCGGCGTCCACGGCGTCCACCTCGCGATCCGGCTGCTCGACGCGAATGTCGTCGAGCACGAGGACCTGCGAATCGTCGAACCCGACGGATTGCTCGGCGGGTTTCGTCGGAAGTGTCGGCAGTGTGGCGTCGAGACGCTCAGGTCACCCTTTGTCCACCACGTGGCTCGCGATCCGTTTTCGCTGCGTGATTTCGCACGCGGGCGGGGGCGTGACGACGAACTGCATCCGAGCAGGGTTGGCGGTGACCGGCCGACGACCGACCTCTTTTTCGATCACGCGGCGTGGGTCGTCGACCGGTACGATCTGGATTCGTCCATCGTCGAGGGCAGGGCAACCGGGATCAGAGAGCAGCGCACGGGGGTTGCCGTGGAGACGACCACGGGGCGGATCGAATCCGACTGGTGTCTCCTGGCGACCGGCTACGGCGGCGCGACGTCGCTCCCCGAGTGGGCTGGCACGCTTCCGGAGGACGCCCCGGTCACACACGTCTGGGATCCGTCGTTCGACCGGGAAGTGATCGGCGAGACCGAACACGTCGGCATCGTTGGCGGTGGCATCACGGCTGCACAGTTAGCAGTGACAATTGCGCGTCCGTCCAGAACCGTGACGCTGTTCGCGCGCAGTCCGTTCCGCGTCGAGTCGCTAGAGGCGGGCACCGAGTGGATGCATTTTTCCAGCGTCGTGGAGGAACTCCACGATCTGCCTCCCGCCTCGCAGGAACGCCAGCAGCGCGTCGAGCAGGCGCGAAACGACGGCGCGATCCCGCCATACGCCTTCGACCGATTGCGCGAGACATTGCAGGGGGACGGCATATCCCTCGAACGATCGGAGATTACGGTCGCCAACGAGGCGGGCGGGACCGTCGTCGTCACCTGCGAGGACGGGACTGCGGTGTGTCTCGACCGGATGATCTGTTCAACTGGCTTTGGGAATCCCTACAGTGCCAGCCTGTTCCGCTCGTTCCGTGAGACGTCACTGGCGTCTGGTTATCGCGGCGCACCGGTTCTCGACGACGAGACGCTGTGCTGGCGATGCGAGGACGGGAGCCCCTCGCGGGTACTCGTCTCCGGAGCCGCCACGGAGCAGGTGCTTGGCCCATTCGCTCGCAACGTGATCGGCGCGCGACGGGCGGGTGACCTGATCGTCGACCACCTGACCGCCCAGAAGGAAGCAATGGTGCCAGCGTAG
- a CDS encoding FAD/NAD(P)-binding protein has translation MSNDTHSPERFGCAIIGGGIHGTYLANRLVEDTQFGPADIAIFDPHEQLLESFRRKAQRCGMETLRSTFVHHVGAEAFGLERFADEYDRRDELVSTIDYPARPSLSLFLDYADEIIATSGLDSCHRRTHVEAIRPTDRDRLALETVEGRAIADTCVLAMGHGGRHTRPDWAQGIDDVVHVWGEFDPARTVDRTLIVGGGITAGQLACTLSESETVGLVSRHPLDWEVSEAAPPWINWSRIESELHTHPPGSKARLEVARDARNDASMPPYLYAELDERIDEGALVIESGDIETVERQDDGIALSIRHVRDLVGDRVVLATGFEPVFEHPFVDRVAQECSLARGYDGMPLLDDETLAWRHDQGQLSNLFVTGALALGTVGPYAPNIPGARRAADRIVPSIATQLERADLAAMGP, from the coding sequence GTGAGCAACGACACACACAGTCCAGAGCGGTTCGGGTGTGCTATCATCGGTGGCGGGATCCACGGGACGTATCTCGCGAACCGGCTAGTAGAGGACACCCAGTTTGGCCCAGCGGATATCGCCATCTTCGACCCACACGAGCAACTGCTGGAATCGTTCCGTCGGAAGGCCCAGCGGTGCGGGATGGAGACACTCAGATCTACGTTCGTCCACCACGTCGGGGCGGAGGCGTTCGGCCTCGAACGGTTCGCAGACGAATACGATCGCAGGGACGAACTCGTCTCGACGATCGATTACCCGGCCCGGCCCTCGCTGTCCCTGTTTCTGGACTACGCCGACGAGATTATCGCGACCAGCGGTCTCGATAGCTGCCATCGCCGGACACACGTCGAGGCGATCCGCCCGACAGACAGGGATCGTCTCGCACTGGAGACGGTGGAGGGACGCGCGATCGCCGACACCTGCGTCCTCGCGATGGGACACGGAGGTCGCCACACCCGGCCGGACTGGGCACAGGGAATCGACGACGTGGTCCACGTCTGGGGCGAGTTTGATCCCGCGAGAACCGTCGACCGGACGCTGATCGTCGGTGGCGGGATCACTGCCGGCCAGCTCGCCTGCACGCTGAGCGAGTCGGAAACGGTCGGGCTGGTCAGCCGACACCCGCTCGACTGGGAGGTCTCGGAAGCCGCGCCGCCGTGGATCAACTGGTCACGAATCGAATCGGAGCTGCACACGCATCCGCCGGGATCGAAAGCGCGACTGGAGGTAGCGAGGGACGCGCGCAACGACGCGTCGATGCCGCCGTACCTGTACGCGGAACTGGACGAGCGGATCGACGAGGGTGCGCTGGTCATCGAGAGCGGCGACATCGAGACGGTTGAACGTCAAGACGACGGGATTGCGCTGTCGATCCGCCACGTCAGGGACCTAGTCGGCGACCGGGTAGTCCTCGCGACAGGCTTCGAGCCGGTGTTCGAGCATCCGTTCGTCGACCGGGTCGCCCAGGAGTGCTCGCTCGCACGCGGATACGACGGAATGCCACTCCTCGATGACGAGACGCTCGCGTGGCGACACGATCAGGGGCAGCTATCGAACCTGTTCGTCACCGGCGCGCTGGCCCTCGGTACTGTCGGTCCCTATGCACCAAACATCCCGGGCGCACGGCGGGCGGCAGACCGGATCGTTCCGTCGATAGCGACCCAGCTAGAGCGTGCTGACCTCGCAGCGATGGGGCCCTGA
- a CDS encoding CobW family GTP-binding protein — translation MSEETTPVTVLSGMLGAGKTTTLNHILAQSGDRELAVLVNDMGKVNVDADLVAESSDISDEEEELVELDDGCICCELRGDLLEAVDRLTEAGEFDAIVVESTGVAEPLPVAQTLTMGFDQSDLDPTEFYEETGIEPLSGCHLDTTVTVVDAHQFHEAMQSDEVLDDDGTEKHLGDLLVEQVEFCDVLLLNKCDLVDEATLEEIEATLEVLQPRAEILRTTHGRVDVDDIVETERFDFEEARASAGWMQELQQPHESAEEEHGVTSFVFEADRPFHPERFAELLDSFPDEVVRSKGHFWLAGREDNAIMLHVAGQSVRVAPAGRWVASLPAEEQEAQFEAHPGLEDEWDDQWGDRGTRLVLIGVEMDHEALRTYLEHSLLTDEEMAADWDAFEDRFPTFEAPETGEATDADESDETTDGGEEIGIAD, via the coding sequence ATGAGCGAAGAGACGACTCCCGTGACGGTACTGTCCGGTATGCTAGGTGCCGGAAAGACCACCACACTCAACCACATCCTTGCACAGAGTGGCGACCGCGAGCTAGCGGTCCTCGTCAACGACATGGGCAAGGTCAACGTCGATGCGGATCTGGTCGCTGAATCCTCGGACATCTCCGACGAGGAGGAAGAGCTAGTCGAACTGGACGACGGCTGCATCTGCTGTGAGCTTCGCGGCGATCTGCTCGAAGCGGTCGACAGGCTCACCGAGGCGGGCGAGTTCGACGCCATAGTCGTCGAGTCGACCGGCGTCGCCGAGCCACTCCCTGTCGCACAGACGTTGACGATGGGCTTTGACCAGTCCGATCTCGATCCGACCGAGTTCTACGAAGAAACCGGTATCGAGCCGCTGTCGGGCTGTCACCTCGATACGACGGTCACCGTCGTCGACGCCCACCAGTTCCACGAGGCGATGCAATCCGACGAGGTCCTCGACGACGACGGCACCGAGAAACATCTCGGCGATCTGCTCGTCGAACAGGTGGAGTTCTGTGACGTCCTCCTGTTGAACAAGTGCGATCTCGTCGACGAAGCGACGCTCGAGGAGATCGAAGCGACGCTCGAAGTCCTCCAGCCCCGCGCCGAGATCCTGCGGACGACTCACGGCCGGGTCGACGTCGACGACATCGTCGAGACCGAGCGCTTCGACTTCGAGGAAGCACGCGCCTCGGCTGGCTGGATGCAGGAGCTACAACAGCCACACGAGTCCGCGGAGGAAGAACACGGCGTTACTTCCTTCGTGTTCGAGGCCGACCGACCGTTCCACCCCGAACGGTTTGCCGAGCTGCTTGACTCGTTCCCCGACGAAGTCGTCCGCTCGAAGGGTCACTTCTGGCTCGCCGGTCGGGAGGACAACGCGATCATGCTCCACGTCGCGGGCCAGTCGGTCCGGGTCGCACCGGCCGGTCGGTGGGTAGCGAGTCTCCCGGCCGAAGAACAGGAAGCGCAGTTCGAGGCCCATCCCGGCCTCGAAGACGAGTGGGATGACCAGTGGGGTGATCGTGGCACCCGTCTGGTACTGATCGGCGTCGAGATGGATCACGAGGCACTCCGGACGTATCTGGAGCACAGCCTGCTCACCGACGAGGAGATGGCGGCCGACTGGGACGCCTTCGAGGATCGCTTCCCGACGTTCGAGGCCCCCGAAACCGGGGAAGCGACCGACGCGGACGAATCGGACGAAACGACCGACGGTGGCGAAGAGATCGGTATTGCTGATTGA
- a CDS encoding SpoVR family protein yields MNFDRYSAQREAEKLQAPVEEARKLAERLGLEPYPVNYWIVDYDEMNELIAYGGFQQRYPHWRWGMQYDRQQKQGQYMGGKAFEIVNNDNPSHAFLQESNELADQKAVITHVEAHADFFANNQWFGLFTDGRSNDTVEAAAMLERHARQIREYMEDPEIDRGDVERWIDHVLTLEDTIDQHQAFSATRPGDPESELEQREADLAEQLAELELSDEVREEVFSEEWLEGQADDEDTTDPTTPEKDVIAFLGEHGKQFDADAGKAREYEPWQRDVLEMLRTESYYFAGQKMTKIMNEGWASYWESVMMAGENFAEADEFLTYADHMARVLGSPGLNPYKLGLELWQYAENTVNRREVLDKLLRVEGISWRNLSESVDFDAVLETLEPPSALKLITGDRLDEVADLPDRYVDRENLQRARDGDIDVDRYPWKVLTYEGLARRHFSLIKPQNRSFLPSVSQSELERLGRYLFDDAIYDSVEEALEDVDYTTGWDRMREIRESHNDVTFLDEFLTDEFVEEGEYFTYEHSHATGQPRVASRDAADVKKKLLLRFTNFGKPTIVVSDGNYNNRNELLLSHRYNGVMLDIEQAKRTLERVFELWGRPVNLVTIVKRIDDHDREVARRRNEEPEPTEQGALIRYDGETFDERSLPWEDVEDIAASDIDYDTKPDDWLA; encoded by the coding sequence ATGAACTTCGATCGATACAGCGCACAGCGGGAGGCAGAGAAACTGCAAGCACCAGTCGAGGAGGCCCGCAAACTGGCCGAGCGCCTCGGACTCGAACCCTACCCGGTCAACTACTGGATCGTCGACTACGACGAGATGAACGAGCTGATCGCGTACGGCGGGTTCCAGCAACGCTACCCACACTGGCGCTGGGGCATGCAGTACGACCGCCAGCAAAAACAGGGCCAGTACATGGGCGGGAAGGCCTTCGAGATCGTCAACAATGACAACCCTTCCCATGCCTTCCTGCAGGAGTCGAACGAACTCGCCGACCAGAAAGCGGTGATCACGCACGTCGAGGCCCACGCCGACTTCTTCGCCAACAACCAGTGGTTCGGCCTCTTCACCGACGGACGGAGCAACGATACTGTCGAGGCGGCGGCCATGCTGGAACGCCACGCCCGCCAGATCCGCGAGTACATGGAGGATCCCGAGATCGACCGGGGCGACGTCGAGCGATGGATCGACCACGTGCTGACGCTCGAAGACACCATCGACCAGCATCAGGCCTTCTCGGCGACGCGACCGGGCGACCCGGAGAGCGAGCTCGAGCAGCGGGAGGCCGACCTTGCCGAACAGCTCGCCGAACTGGAGCTGAGCGACGAAGTCCGCGAGGAGGTGTTCTCCGAGGAATGGCTCGAAGGACAGGCCGACGACGAGGACACGACTGACCCCACGACGCCCGAGAAAGACGTCATCGCGTTCCTCGGCGAGCATGGAAAGCAGTTCGATGCCGACGCCGGGAAGGCCCGCGAGTACGAGCCTTGGCAGCGTGACGTCCTGGAGATGCTGCGCACCGAGTCGTACTACTTCGCGGGGCAGAAAATGACAAAAATAATGAACGAAGGGTGGGCAAGTTACTGGGAATCCGTCATGATGGCTGGCGAGAACTTCGCCGAGGCTGACGAGTTCCTCACCTACGCCGATCACATGGCCCGTGTGCTCGGCTCGCCCGGTCTGAATCCCTACAAGCTCGGCCTCGAACTCTGGCAGTACGCTGAGAACACGGTTAACCGTCGGGAGGTGCTGGACAAACTGCTGCGCGTCGAGGGAATCTCGTGGCGGAACCTGTCGGAATCCGTCGACTTCGATGCCGTACTGGAGACACTCGAACCCCCCTCGGCGCTGAAACTGATCACGGGCGACCGGCTCGACGAGGTTGCCGACCTGCCCGACAGATATGTCGATCGTGAGAACCTCCAGCGCGCCCGTGACGGCGATATTGACGTCGATCGCTACCCCTGGAAAGTGCTCACCTACGAGGGGCTGGCGCGTCGACACTTCTCACTGATCAAGCCACAGAACCGTAGTTTCCTGCCGAGCGTGAGCCAGTCCGAACTCGAACGGCTTGGTCGCTATCTCTTCGATGACGCGATCTACGACAGCGTGGAGGAGGCTCTGGAGGATGTCGACTACACGACCGGCTGGGACCGGATGCGCGAGATCCGCGAGAGCCACAACGACGTGACGTTCCTCGACGAGTTCCTCACCGACGAGTTCGTCGAGGAGGGTGAGTATTTCACCTACGAACACTCCCACGCGACGGGGCAGCCACGCGTCGCCAGCCGGGACGCTGCGGACGTAAAGAAGAAACTCCTGCTCCGTTTTACGAACTTCGGGAAGCCGACGATCGTCGTCAGTGACGGCAACTACAACAACCGTAACGAGCTACTGCTTTCCCACCGGTACAACGGCGTCATGCTCGACATAGAACAGGCAAAGCGAACGCTCGAACGCGTCTTCGAGCTGTGGGGTCGACCCGTCAATCTCGTGACGATCGTCAAACGGATCGACGATCACGATCGTGAGGTGGCGCGTCGTCGCAACGAGGAGCCAGAACCCACCGAGCAGGGAGCACTGATCCGGTACGACGGCGAGACGTTCGACGAACGCTCGCTACCGTGGGAGGACGTCGAGGATATCGCCGCCAGTGACATCGACTACGATACGAAACCCGACGACTGGCTGGCATAA
- a CDS encoding YeaH/YhbH family protein has translation MGLQDDLDRFREVGEQRRKDLADFIQYGDLSGSDRDEVRIPIKIVDLPSFEYDQRDQGGVGKGEGEVGDPVGPPQPQPGDGDEDGDPGEESGTHEYYEMDPEEFAEELDERLGLDLEPKGKKVIEEKEGPFTDLTRSGPDSTLDFERMFKEGLKRKLAMDFDEEFVREVLKIDGWGPQQVFEWARGENIPVSKPWIEEAYSEIPGDERGAWESFEELDATVEREPVQRKIRREGLKHVPLRREDERYRHPEIIEEKEKNVVVVNIRDVSGSMRQNKRELVERTFTPLDWYLQGKYDNAEFVYIAHDAEAWEVDREEFFGIRSGGGTKISSAYELAEALLEEYPWHEWNRYVFAAGDSENSSNDTESGVIPLMESIPANLHAYVETQPSGNAVNATHAKELESHFDEDDNVAVAYVSGQDDVVDAIEEILSTESDS, from the coding sequence ATGGGACTACAGGACGATCTCGACCGGTTCAGGGAAGTGGGCGAACAGCGCCGCAAAGACCTCGCTGACTTCATCCAGTACGGCGATCTGAGCGGCAGCGACCGTGACGAGGTACGGATCCCGATCAAGATCGTCGACCTGCCCTCTTTCGAGTACGATCAGCGCGACCAGGGCGGTGTCGGGAAGGGGGAGGGGGAGGTTGGCGACCCTGTTGGCCCGCCACAGCCACAGCCGGGAGACGGTGACGAGGACGGCGACCCGGGCGAGGAAAGCGGTACGCACGAGTACTACGAGATGGATCCCGAGGAGTTCGCCGAGGAGCTCGACGAACGGCTCGGGCTGGATCTCGAACCGAAGGGAAAGAAGGTGATAGAGGAAAAGGAAGGGCCGTTTACCGACCTCACACGGAGCGGCCCCGACTCGACGCTCGATTTCGAGCGGATGTTCAAGGAAGGCCTCAAGCGAAAGCTCGCGATGGACTTCGACGAGGAGTTCGTCCGCGAGGTGCTGAAGATCGACGGCTGGGGGCCCCAGCAGGTCTTCGAGTGGGCGCGCGGCGAGAACATCCCCGTCTCGAAGCCGTGGATCGAGGAGGCCTACAGCGAGATTCCGGGCGACGAACGCGGCGCGTGGGAGAGCTTCGAGGAACTCGATGCGACCGTCGAGCGCGAACCGGTCCAGCGGAAGATCCGCCGCGAAGGGCTCAAACACGTCCCGCTGCGCCGCGAGGACGAGCGGTACAGGCATCCCGAGATCATCGAGGAGAAAGAAAAGAACGTCGTCGTGGTGAACATCCGCGACGTCTCGGGCTCGATGCGCCAGAACAAGCGTGAACTGGTCGAGCGGACGTTCACGCCGCTTGACTGGTATCTCCAGGGCAAGTACGACAACGCCGAGTTCGTCTACATCGCCCACGACGCCGAGGCGTGGGAGGTCGACCGCGAGGAGTTCTTCGGCATCCGCTCAGGTGGTGGAACGAAGATTTCCTCCGCCTACGAACTCGCCGAGGCACTGCTGGAGGAGTACCCCTGGCACGAGTGGAACCGGTACGTCTTCGCCGCCGGTGACAGCGAGAACTCCTCGAACGACACCGAATCGGGCGTCATCCCGCTCATGGAATCGATTCCGGCCAATCTCCACGCCTACGTCGAAACCCAGCCCAGCGGCAACGCGGTCAACGCGACCCACGCCAAGGAGCTGGAAAGTCATTTCGACGAGGACGACAACGTCGCGGTGGCCTACGTCTCCGGACAGGATGACGTCGTCGACGCCATCGAGGAGATCCTCAGCACGGAGAGTGACTCATGA
- a CDS encoding PrkA family serine protein kinase codes for MSRGEKFVSEADAALEGAYEEPKPLAEYVDRVFERPRIASHATKYLVEAIESQGTRTVIEEGEEKERYRFFDDPHNDGEHAILGNTEVLNAFVDDLRTIAAERGKGEKIIWFDGPTATGKSELKRCLINGLREYSKTEEGRRYTIEWNVEGAVDTRGLSYGSERRSDEDDWYESPVQAHPLSVFPEDVRSELLAEINEASDDHVDLHVDTRLDPFSREAYEYLEEQYRRSGQSGELFSAITDPDHLRVKNYVVDVGQGIGVLHSEDEGHPKQRLVGSWMQGMLQELDSRGRKNPQAFSYDGVLSQGNGLLTIVEDAAQHADLLQKLLNVPDERTVKLDKGIGMDIDSQLLIISNPDLEDQLNQHADRNGTDPLKALKRRLDKHEFRYLTNVSLETELIRRELTGETSVWETDEYDELEAKIRKPVTMDLRGADGEIRERELAPHAIQAAAMYAVVTRLDDGDLPAGIDLVDKAVLYDRGYLEDGDERREKDEFAFDDVQSGKQGIPVTFTRDVLAELLQAETDRHHPELPVESVVMPRDVLNAMAEGLSEAPMFSAGESAEFENRVVPVKNYLFSQQEGDVLEAMLHDNRVDEGTVGEYVEHVYAWATDERITNDRGERIDPDPLKMKLFEIEQMGRFAERDYEGNEPSTAVAEFRRSKIITSLNRHAWEQRDEDFSVSDVDLTSIPVIRSLLESYDWDDVERIYEDFDPSQWSDPPANTETESVKRGTIENMIDLFDYTAASAELTSRHVVGQVAYKWK; via the coding sequence ATGTCCCGAGGAGAGAAGTTCGTCAGCGAGGCAGACGCCGCCCTCGAAGGGGCCTACGAGGAGCCCAAACCACTGGCCGAGTACGTCGATCGCGTCTTCGAGCGCCCGCGGATCGCCTCCCATGCGACCAAGTATCTGGTCGAGGCGATCGAATCACAGGGCACCAGAACGGTGATCGAGGAGGGCGAGGAAAAAGAGCGCTATCGGTTCTTTGATGACCCGCACAACGACGGCGAGCACGCGATTCTCGGCAACACCGAGGTACTCAACGCCTTCGTGGACGATCTGCGGACGATAGCGGCTGAACGCGGGAAAGGCGAGAAGATTATCTGGTTCGACGGACCGACGGCGACCGGGAAATCCGAACTCAAACGCTGTCTGATCAACGGATTGCGCGAGTACTCGAAGACCGAAGAAGGGCGTCGATACACCATCGAATGGAACGTCGAGGGCGCGGTCGATACGCGCGGTCTGAGCTACGGGAGCGAGCGACGCTCCGACGAGGATGACTGGTACGAGAGCCCCGTGCAGGCGCATCCACTGTCAGTGTTCCCGGAGGACGTGCGGTCAGAGCTGCTGGCCGAGATCAACGAGGCGTCGGACGATCACGTCGACTTGCACGTCGACACGCGCCTCGACCCGTTCTCGCGGGAAGCCTACGAGTACTTAGAAGAACAGTACCGCCGATCGGGACAGTCCGGCGAACTGTTCTCGGCGATCACCGATCCCGATCACCTCAGGGTGAAAAACTACGTCGTCGACGTCGGGCAGGGGATCGGCGTCCTCCACTCCGAGGACGAGGGCCATCCCAAACAGCGACTGGTCGGCTCGTGGATGCAGGGAATGCTGCAGGAACTGGACTCCCGCGGGCGAAAGAACCCGCAGGCGTTCAGTTACGATGGCGTACTCTCACAGGGCAACGGGCTTCTCACGATCGTCGAGGACGCCGCCCAGCACGCCGACTTGCTCCAGAAGCTACTGAACGTCCCCGACGAGCGAACCGTCAAACTCGACAAGGGAATCGGGATGGATATCGACTCACAGCTGCTGATTATCTCGAACCCGGATCTGGAGGACCAGCTGAACCAGCACGCTGACCGTAACGGGACGGACCCGCTGAAGGCGCTCAAGCGACGGCTCGACAAACACGAGTTCAGGTACCTGACCAACGTCTCCCTGGAGACCGAACTGATCCGCCGGGAGCTAACTGGCGAGACGTCGGTCTGGGAGACCGACGAGTACGACGAACTGGAAGCGAAGATCCGCAAGCCGGTCACGATGGATCTGCGAGGGGCCGACGGCGAGATCCGCGAACGGGAACTCGCCCCCCATGCCATCCAGGCCGCGGCGATGTATGCGGTCGTGACGCGGCTTGACGATGGGGATCTGCCAGCAGGGATCGATCTCGTCGACAAGGCGGTCCTCTACGATCGGGGGTATCTGGAGGACGGCGACGAACGCCGTGAGAAAGACGAGTTCGCGTTCGATGACGTGCAAAGTGGCAAGCAGGGAATTCCGGTGACGTTCACGCGGGACGTGCTGGCCGAACTCCTGCAGGCGGAGACTGACCGCCATCATCCGGAGCTCCCCGTCGAGTCGGTCGTCATGCCCCGCGACGTGTTGAACGCGATGGCCGAAGGGCTCTCGGAGGCGCCGATGTTCTCGGCTGGCGAGAGCGCGGAGTTCGAGAACCGGGTCGTCCCCGTCAAAAACTACCTGTTTAGCCAGCAGGAAGGGGACGTCCTCGAGGCCATGCTCCACGACAACCGGGTCGACGAGGGGACGGTCGGTGAGTACGTCGAGCACGTCTACGCATGGGCGACCGACGAGCGGATCACCAACGACCGGGGCGAGCGGATCGATCCGGACCCGCTGAAGATGAAGCTGTTCGAGATCGAGCAGATGGGCCGGTTCGCCGAACGCGACTACGAAGGCAACGAACCCTCTACAGCCGTCGCCGAGTTCCGGCGGAGCAAAATCATCACGTCGCTGAACCGGCACGCGTGGGAGCAACGGGACGAGGACTTCTCGGTGTCGGATGTCGACCTGACGTCGATCCCAGTTATTCGTAGTCTCCTGGAGAGCTACGACTGGGACGACGTCGAGCGAATCTACGAGGACTTCGATCCGAGCCAGTGGTCGGATCCGCCGGCGAACACCGAGACCGAGAGCGTGAAACGAGGGACGATCGAGAACATGATCGACCTGTTCGACTACACGGCGGCGTCGGCCGAGCTGACGAGCCGCCACGTCGTCGGACAGGTCGCGTACAAGTGGAAATAA